A genomic window from Triticum urartu cultivar G1812 chromosome 7, Tu2.1, whole genome shotgun sequence includes:
- the LOC125518663 gene encoding protein SHORT ROOT IN SALT MEDIUM 1-like isoform X1, with amino-acid sequence MFPPKGPNPYGQQPPYGGQQSYGGQIPGSSGFGASAAAGARAGQGAAGQYGGPYASVYGTQQVGGVGGKGPDSSSLPSLPPHTSSLSQSSKFSSGSAGSNLARPNDDYMAVRGYAQKLDQYGTDYTSERRMYGEHSANLGRRDGLTDLDRRYPDHIPAAHQIHDRVEQGSTMRHQPLLKAQLAPVSDMRQADYFAGRSAPIHQESQEIGTYGRAEADHRNLSILGNVPYGGQQTSSLLGGAPRTNIDSLGYGQGSSSSGYGMSLPPGRDYASGKGLLHPSSDSDYRDNILPRARQGISMVDERAIDRIGYRRELDLRDEERRRDLLLEREKELERERERELRDLRDRERERDRERERERERERDRERIRERERERERERQREHERERLRERREKEKERNKKHVADSRRERTPPRTPGDRRRSSSVRSEKPLRRLSPRRDAVHRHRSPIKEIKREYLCKVLPFRLVDEERDCLSLTKRYPRLSVIPDFSKIVLNWAKESLNLSLHTPVSLEHAICEDDDKADESALVSSENTSSTKTPETIWNAKVLLMSGMSNGAFADITSMRSTEERVVHLNNILKFAVFKKDRSLLAIGGPWNAALDGGDPVVDCSCLIRTAIRYVKELVQVDLSNCTSWNRFLEVHYNRVGNDGLFSHKEITVLFVPNLSECVPSMDIWRDNWIAYRKSKIEREQLIMKKEKSPGDPKEQKQVLEEPSDAKSANDQLKEGDGAAKIEKIDADMEMKEGDGAAKIEKIDAEMELKEGDGAAKIEKIDADMEEQGKDGDVNLAGDGGKNPDNVGEQVEKTVGVVEENTSGDASVDHVTEDKKPMKKKIIKKVVKVVRKKPTAEAPVDKSPQVDKNAVAETVSKTVEKHIEQKSEDLGKEKAGAGIVQQPEAKKTGKKKVIRRIVKRKVPASATEPTALAAPAEASKQDVDVQPEKIVEGVTDAGNSQTKLEEGLKTPAEDISNQKKEEGLKTPAEDISNQKKEEGLKTPAEDTSNQKKEQELEIKGDIMTDDQKANTDKVNQQEVVEQKDPKIDETDGKSVKKTDDNETKDKDQKMDSKKKSPIDTKEKKKSDEPPKHPGFILQAKKSKEYKLRSTSLSLDGLLDYTANDTEESVFELSLFAESFSEMLQYRMGCVILSFLEKLYRQYVVRRNQRKRQREEDLKKEDTISLEKRLKTTDENVTGSTSGNPGKNDETIKEGGEKIIGDNSSASHEQLVKEDDEKMSTDHAAQDEMMKEGEEKIDADQSAAACDEPKADEKMEEEDPEYEEDPDEVEYEGDEDMDDATAEEPAEAQNEDNSNERETKREEVTAEDDGKRTTENLKLEKAEEDKQSVAEKGDLKEVEEKSVGKEGKISGSQKGDSAKHDVVDKDLLQAFRYFDQNRVGYIKVDDLRCILHNLGKFLSNRDVKDMVQIALAESNSARDGRIIYTKLVKKADL; translated from the exons ATGTTTCCGCCCAAAGGGCCCAATCCCTACGGGCAGCAGCCACCGTACGGCGGGCAGCAATCTTACGGCGGCCAAATC CCTGGTAGCAGTGGATTTGGGGCCTCAGCTGCGGCAGGTGCCCGCGCCGGACAGGGTGCTGCTGGGCAGTATGGAGGGCCTTACGCGTCTGTGTATGGCACACAGCAG GTTGGGGGAGTTGGTGGCAAAGGTCCGGATTCTTCTAGTCTTCCTAGCCTGCCACCTCATACATCTTCACTATCTCAGTCATCCAAGTTCTCATCTGGATCTGCAGGGTCTAACTTGGCAAGACCAAACGATGACTATATGGCTGTGCGTGGATATGCACAGAAGCTAGACCAGTATGGTACCGATTACACATCAGAGAGAAGAATGTATGGTGAACACTCAGCTAATCTTGGCAGGAGGGATGGCCTTACTGATTTGGATAGAAGATATCCTGATCATATACCTGCAGCCCATCAG ATTCATGACCGTGTAGAGCAG GGTTCAACAATGCGCCATCAGCCACTTCTGAAAGCTCAGCTGGCGCCTGTGTCTGATATGAG ACAAGCCGATTACTTTGCAGGAAGGTCCGCTCCAATCCATCAAGAATCTCAGGAAATTGGTACATATGGAAGGGCTGAAGCTGACCATCGCAACTTGTCCATTCTTGGGAATGTTCCATATGGAGGACAACAGACATCATCATTGTTGGGAGGCGCCCCTAGGACAAACATTGATAGTCTTGGCTATGGGCAAGGATCATCAAGCAGTGGTTATGGGATGAGTCTGCCCCCTGGTCGTGACTATGCCTCGGGGAAAGGCCTTCTCCATCCATCTTCAGATTCTGATTACCGTGACAACATCTTACCCCGTGCACGTCAAGGCATCTCCATGGTCGATGAACGTGCAATTGACCGGATTGGTTATCGTCGTGAGCTGGATCTAAGAGATGAGGAACGTCGAAGGGATCTGCTACTTGAAAGGGAAAAGGAGCTTGAACGGGAACGGGAACGGGAGTTGCGAGACCTTCGAGACCGTGAAAGAGAAAGAGACCGTGAAAGAGAAAGAGAACGTGAAAGGGAAAGGGACCGTGAAAGAATAAGGGAACGTGAAAGAGAAAGGGAGCGGGAGCGTCAAAGGGAACATGAAAGAGAACGTCTTCGCGAGCGCCGCGAGAAGGAGAAGGAGCGGAACAAGAAGCATGTAGCTGATTCAAGGCGTGAGCGCACTCCACCTAGAACCCCTGGTGATCGACGACGTTCTTCTTCTGTTAGGTCTGAGAAGCCTTTGCGGCGCCTTTCACCTCGACGTGATGCTGTGCATAG GCATCGTTCACCTATTAAAGAAATAAAGCGAGAATATTTGTGCAAG GTTTTGCCATTTCGTTTGGTGGATGAGGAGAGAGACTGTTTATCTTTGACAAAAAGATATCCTAGGCTATCAGTTATTCCAGATTTTTCTAAG ATTGTCTTGAACTGGGCTAAAGAAAGCCTAAATCTTTCACTGCATACACCAGTGAG CCTGGAGCATGCCATCTGTGAAGATGACGATAAAGCTGATGAAAGCGCACTGGTCTCTTCTGAGAATACATCAAGCACAAAGACCCCTGAAACGATTTGGAATGCAAAG GTACTTCTGATGAGCGGTATGAGCAATGGCGCCTTTGCTGACATAACGTCGATGAGAAGTACTGAGGAACGAGTGGTGCACTTGAACAATATCTTAAAATTTGCTGTATTCAAGAAGGATCGTTCACTTCTTGCTATTGGAGGCCCTTGGAATGCAGCACTTGATGGTGGAGATCCAGTGGTTGACTGTTCTTGCTTGATTCGAACGGCTATCAG ATATGTGAAGGAACTGGTTCAAGTCGATCTATCTAATTGTACCAGTTGGAATCGTTTCCTCGAG GTCCATTACAACAGAGTTGGCAATGATGGACTTTTTAGTCACAAAGAAATTACTGTACTGTTTGTGCCAAACCTGTCGGAATGCGTACCATCTATGGATATATGGAGGGACAACTGGATCGCATACCGAAAATCAAAGATAGAAAGGGAGCAGCTGATTATGAAGAAGGAAAAG AGCCCAGGTGATCCAAAGGAACAGAAACAAG TTTTAGAGGAGCCAAGCGATGCTAAAAGTGCGAATGATCAATTGAAGGAGGGTGATGGTGCTGCTAAGATTGAGAAAATTGATGCTGATATGGAAATGAAGGAGGGTGATGGTGCTGCCAAGATTGAGAAAATTGATGCTGAAATGGAACTGAAGGAGGGTGATGGTGCTGCCAAGATTGAGAAAATTGATGCTGATATGGAAGAGCAGGGCAAAGATGGAGATGTCAATCTTGCTGGTGATGGTGGGAAGAATCCTGACAATGTTGGGGAGCAAGTTGAGAAGACGGTGGGGGTTGTTGAAGAAAACACTTCTGGTGATGCTTCTGTTGACCATGTCACTGAGGATAAAAAGCCCATGAaaaagaaaataataaaaaagGTTGTGAAAGTTGTTCGAAAAAAGCCAACTGCTGAAGCTCCAGTGGATAAATCGCCTCAGGTTGACAAGAATGCTGTGGCAGAAACTGTGAGCAAAACCGTCGAAAAGCACATTGAACAGAAAAGTGAGGATCTTGGGAAAGAGAAGGCGGGAGCTGGCATCGTTCAACAGCCTGAGGCTAAGAAAACTGGGAAGAAGAAGGTCATTCGCAGGATTGTTAAAAGAAAAGTTCCTGCTTCAGCGACTGAGCCAACAGCCCTTGCTGCACCTGCTGAGGCAAGTAAACAAGATGTGGATGTTCAGCCGGAGAAGATTGTTGAAGGCGTCACTGATGCTGGGAATTCACAGACTAAGCTGGAAGAAGGATTGAAAACTCCTGCTGAAGATATTTCAAACcagaagaaagaagaaggatTGAAAACTCCAGCTGAGGATATTTCAAACcagaagaaagaagaaggatTGAAAACTCCTGCTGAAGATACCTCAAATCAGAAGAAAGAACAGGAGCTGGAGATAAAGGGAGACATAATGACTGATGATCAAAAGGCAAATACAGATAAGGTTAACCAGCAGGAAGTTGTGGAACAGAAAGATCCAAAAATTGATGAAACAGACGGGAAGAGTGTCAAGAAAACGGATGACAACGAAACAAAGGATAAAGACCAGAAGATGGACTCAAAGAAAAAGTCGCCCATTGACACCAAAGAAAAGAAGAAGTCTGATGAACCTCCTAAACACCCAGGATTCATTCTCCAGGCCAAAAAGAGCAAAGAATATAAA CTCCGGTCAACATCCCTTTCATTGGATGGCCTCCTGGACTACACCGCCAATGATACAGAGGAGTCTGTATTTGAG CTTTCTTTGTTTGCTGAGTCTTTCAGCGAAATGCTTCAATACAGAATGGGTTGTGTGATCCTGTCTTTTCTTGAG AAACTTTACAGGCAGTATGTTGTGAGGAGGAATCAACGTAAGCGCCAAAGAGAGGAAGATCTAAAGAAGGAAGACACAATATCCTTGGAGAAGCGACTAAAGACAACTGATGAAAATGTAACTGGAAGTACCTCAGGTAACCCAGGTAAAAATGATGAAACAATAAAAGAGGGTGGAGAAAAGATAATTGGTGATAATTCATCAGCTTCCCATGAGCAACTGGTAAAAGAGGATGACGAGAAGATGAGTACAGATCATGCTGCCCAGGATGAAATGATGAAAGAGGGTGAGGAAAAGATTGACGCAGATCAGTCAGCAGCTGCCTGTGATGAACCTAAAGCTGATGAGAAAATGGAGGAAGAAGATCCTGAATATGAAGAAGATCCCGATGAAGTAGAATATGAAGGCGACGAGGACATGGATGATGCCACTGCTGAAGAGCCGGCAGAAGCACAG AATGAGGATAACTCAAACGAAAGAGAAACCAAGCGAGAAGAGGTAACTGCAGAAGATGATGGAAAGAGGACAACGGAGAATCTTAAGTTGGAAAAAGCAGAAGAGGACAAGCAGTCTGTAGCAGAGAAAGGAGATTTGAAAGAAGTTGAAGAGAAATCTGTTGGTAAGGAGGGAAAGATATCTGGCTCACAAAAAGGAGATTCAGCGAAACATGATGTGGTTGATAAGGACCTGTTGCAG GCTTTTAGGTACTTCGACCAAAACAGAGTTGGTTATATAAAG GTGGATGATTTAAGGTGCATCCTTCACAACTTGGGGAAATTTTTATCCAACAGGGATGTGAAG GACATGGTTCAAATTGCTCTTGCTGAGAGCAATTCTGCAAGGGATGGTCGCATTATCTATACAAAGCTTGTCAAGAAAGCTGACCTCTGA
- the LOC125518663 gene encoding protein SHORT ROOT IN SALT MEDIUM 1-like isoform X3 — MFPPKGPNPYGQQPPYGGQQSYGGQIPGSSGFGASAAAGARAGQGAAGQYGGPYASVYGTQQVGGVGGKGPDSSSLPSLPPHTSSLSQSSKFSSGSAGSNLARPNDDYMAVRGYAQKLDQYGTDYTSERRMYGEHSANLGRRDGLTDLDRRYPDHIPAAHQIHDRVEQGSTMRHQPLLKAQLAPVSDMRQADYFAGRSAPIHQESQEIGTYGRAEADHRNLSILGNVPYGGQQTSSLLGGAPRTNIDSLGYGQGSSSSGYGMSLPPGRDYASGKGLLHPSSDSDYRDNILPRARQGISMVDERAIDRIGYRRELDLRDEERRRDLLLEREKELERERERELRDLRDRERERDRERERERERERDRERIRERERERERERQREHERERLRERREKEKERNKKHVADSRRERTPPRTPGDRRRSSSVRSEKPLRRLSPRRDAVHRHRSPIKEIKREYLCKVLPFRLVDEERDCLSLTKRYPRLSVIPDFSKIVLNWAKESLNLSLHTPVSLEHAICEDDDKADESALVSSENTSSTKTPETIWNAKVLLMSGMSNGAFADITSMRSTEERVVHLNNILKFAVFKKDRSLLAIGGPWNAALDGGDPVVDCSCLIRTAIRYVKELVQVDLSNCTSWNRFLEVHYNRVGNDGLFSHKEITVLFVPNLSECVPSMDIWRDNWIAYRKSKIEREQLIMKKEKSPGDPKEQKQVLEEPSDAKSANDQLKEGDGAAKIEKIDADMEMKEGDGAAKIEKIDAEMELKEGDGAAKIEKIDADMEEQGKDGDVNLAGDGGKNPDNVGEQVEKTVGVVEENTSGDASVDHVTEDKKPMKKKIIKKVVKVVRKKPTAEAPVDKSPQVDKNAVAETVSKTVEKHIEQKSEDLGKEKAGAGIVQQPEAKKTGKKKVIRRIVKRKVPASATEPTALAAPAEASKQDVDVQPEKIVEGVTDAGNSQTKLEEGLKTPAEDISNQKKEEGLKTPAEDTSNQKKEQELEIKGDIMTDDQKANTDKVNQQEVVEQKDPKIDETDGKSVKKTDDNETKDKDQKMDSKKKSPIDTKEKKKSDEPPKHPGFILQAKKSKEYKLRSTSLSLDGLLDYTANDTEESVFELSLFAESFSEMLQYRMGCVILSFLEKLYRQYVVRRNQRKRQREEDLKKEDTISLEKRLKTTDENVTGSTSGNPGKNDETIKEGGEKIIGDNSSASHEQLVKEDDEKMSTDHAAQDEMMKEGEEKIDADQSAAACDEPKADEKMEEEDPEYEEDPDEVEYEGDEDMDDATAEEPAEAQNEDNSNERETKREEVTAEDDGKRTTENLKLEKAEEDKQSVAEKGDLKEVEEKSVGKEGKISGSQKGDSAKHDVVDKDLLQAFRYFDQNRVGYIKVDDLRCILHNLGKFLSNRDVKDMVQIALAESNSARDGRIIYTKLVKKADL, encoded by the exons ATGTTTCCGCCCAAAGGGCCCAATCCCTACGGGCAGCAGCCACCGTACGGCGGGCAGCAATCTTACGGCGGCCAAATC CCTGGTAGCAGTGGATTTGGGGCCTCAGCTGCGGCAGGTGCCCGCGCCGGACAGGGTGCTGCTGGGCAGTATGGAGGGCCTTACGCGTCTGTGTATGGCACACAGCAG GTTGGGGGAGTTGGTGGCAAAGGTCCGGATTCTTCTAGTCTTCCTAGCCTGCCACCTCATACATCTTCACTATCTCAGTCATCCAAGTTCTCATCTGGATCTGCAGGGTCTAACTTGGCAAGACCAAACGATGACTATATGGCTGTGCGTGGATATGCACAGAAGCTAGACCAGTATGGTACCGATTACACATCAGAGAGAAGAATGTATGGTGAACACTCAGCTAATCTTGGCAGGAGGGATGGCCTTACTGATTTGGATAGAAGATATCCTGATCATATACCTGCAGCCCATCAG ATTCATGACCGTGTAGAGCAG GGTTCAACAATGCGCCATCAGCCACTTCTGAAAGCTCAGCTGGCGCCTGTGTCTGATATGAG ACAAGCCGATTACTTTGCAGGAAGGTCCGCTCCAATCCATCAAGAATCTCAGGAAATTGGTACATATGGAAGGGCTGAAGCTGACCATCGCAACTTGTCCATTCTTGGGAATGTTCCATATGGAGGACAACAGACATCATCATTGTTGGGAGGCGCCCCTAGGACAAACATTGATAGTCTTGGCTATGGGCAAGGATCATCAAGCAGTGGTTATGGGATGAGTCTGCCCCCTGGTCGTGACTATGCCTCGGGGAAAGGCCTTCTCCATCCATCTTCAGATTCTGATTACCGTGACAACATCTTACCCCGTGCACGTCAAGGCATCTCCATGGTCGATGAACGTGCAATTGACCGGATTGGTTATCGTCGTGAGCTGGATCTAAGAGATGAGGAACGTCGAAGGGATCTGCTACTTGAAAGGGAAAAGGAGCTTGAACGGGAACGGGAACGGGAGTTGCGAGACCTTCGAGACCGTGAAAGAGAAAGAGACCGTGAAAGAGAAAGAGAACGTGAAAGGGAAAGGGACCGTGAAAGAATAAGGGAACGTGAAAGAGAAAGGGAGCGGGAGCGTCAAAGGGAACATGAAAGAGAACGTCTTCGCGAGCGCCGCGAGAAGGAGAAGGAGCGGAACAAGAAGCATGTAGCTGATTCAAGGCGTGAGCGCACTCCACCTAGAACCCCTGGTGATCGACGACGTTCTTCTTCTGTTAGGTCTGAGAAGCCTTTGCGGCGCCTTTCACCTCGACGTGATGCTGTGCATAG GCATCGTTCACCTATTAAAGAAATAAAGCGAGAATATTTGTGCAAG GTTTTGCCATTTCGTTTGGTGGATGAGGAGAGAGACTGTTTATCTTTGACAAAAAGATATCCTAGGCTATCAGTTATTCCAGATTTTTCTAAG ATTGTCTTGAACTGGGCTAAAGAAAGCCTAAATCTTTCACTGCATACACCAGTGAG CCTGGAGCATGCCATCTGTGAAGATGACGATAAAGCTGATGAAAGCGCACTGGTCTCTTCTGAGAATACATCAAGCACAAAGACCCCTGAAACGATTTGGAATGCAAAG GTACTTCTGATGAGCGGTATGAGCAATGGCGCCTTTGCTGACATAACGTCGATGAGAAGTACTGAGGAACGAGTGGTGCACTTGAACAATATCTTAAAATTTGCTGTATTCAAGAAGGATCGTTCACTTCTTGCTATTGGAGGCCCTTGGAATGCAGCACTTGATGGTGGAGATCCAGTGGTTGACTGTTCTTGCTTGATTCGAACGGCTATCAG ATATGTGAAGGAACTGGTTCAAGTCGATCTATCTAATTGTACCAGTTGGAATCGTTTCCTCGAG GTCCATTACAACAGAGTTGGCAATGATGGACTTTTTAGTCACAAAGAAATTACTGTACTGTTTGTGCCAAACCTGTCGGAATGCGTACCATCTATGGATATATGGAGGGACAACTGGATCGCATACCGAAAATCAAAGATAGAAAGGGAGCAGCTGATTATGAAGAAGGAAAAG AGCCCAGGTGATCCAAAGGAACAGAAACAAG TTTTAGAGGAGCCAAGCGATGCTAAAAGTGCGAATGATCAATTGAAGGAGGGTGATGGTGCTGCTAAGATTGAGAAAATTGATGCTGATATGGAAATGAAGGAGGGTGATGGTGCTGCCAAGATTGAGAAAATTGATGCTGAAATGGAACTGAAGGAGGGTGATGGTGCTGCCAAGATTGAGAAAATTGATGCTGATATGGAAGAGCAGGGCAAAGATGGAGATGTCAATCTTGCTGGTGATGGTGGGAAGAATCCTGACAATGTTGGGGAGCAAGTTGAGAAGACGGTGGGGGTTGTTGAAGAAAACACTTCTGGTGATGCTTCTGTTGACCATGTCACTGAGGATAAAAAGCCCATGAaaaagaaaataataaaaaagGTTGTGAAAGTTGTTCGAAAAAAGCCAACTGCTGAAGCTCCAGTGGATAAATCGCCTCAGGTTGACAAGAATGCTGTGGCAGAAACTGTGAGCAAAACCGTCGAAAAGCACATTGAACAGAAAAGTGAGGATCTTGGGAAAGAGAAGGCGGGAGCTGGCATCGTTCAACAGCCTGAGGCTAAGAAAACTGGGAAGAAGAAGGTCATTCGCAGGATTGTTAAAAGAAAAGTTCCTGCTTCAGCGACTGAGCCAACAGCCCTTGCTGCACCTGCTGAGGCAAGTAAACAAGATGTGGATGTTCAGCCGGAGAAGATTGTTGAAGGCGTCACTGATGCTGGGAATTCACAGACTAAGCTGGAAGAAG gatTGAAAACTCCAGCTGAGGATATTTCAAACcagaagaaagaagaaggatTGAAAACTCCTGCTGAAGATACCTCAAATCAGAAGAAAGAACAGGAGCTGGAGATAAAGGGAGACATAATGACTGATGATCAAAAGGCAAATACAGATAAGGTTAACCAGCAGGAAGTTGTGGAACAGAAAGATCCAAAAATTGATGAAACAGACGGGAAGAGTGTCAAGAAAACGGATGACAACGAAACAAAGGATAAAGACCAGAAGATGGACTCAAAGAAAAAGTCGCCCATTGACACCAAAGAAAAGAAGAAGTCTGATGAACCTCCTAAACACCCAGGATTCATTCTCCAGGCCAAAAAGAGCAAAGAATATAAA CTCCGGTCAACATCCCTTTCATTGGATGGCCTCCTGGACTACACCGCCAATGATACAGAGGAGTCTGTATTTGAG CTTTCTTTGTTTGCTGAGTCTTTCAGCGAAATGCTTCAATACAGAATGGGTTGTGTGATCCTGTCTTTTCTTGAG AAACTTTACAGGCAGTATGTTGTGAGGAGGAATCAACGTAAGCGCCAAAGAGAGGAAGATCTAAAGAAGGAAGACACAATATCCTTGGAGAAGCGACTAAAGACAACTGATGAAAATGTAACTGGAAGTACCTCAGGTAACCCAGGTAAAAATGATGAAACAATAAAAGAGGGTGGAGAAAAGATAATTGGTGATAATTCATCAGCTTCCCATGAGCAACTGGTAAAAGAGGATGACGAGAAGATGAGTACAGATCATGCTGCCCAGGATGAAATGATGAAAGAGGGTGAGGAAAAGATTGACGCAGATCAGTCAGCAGCTGCCTGTGATGAACCTAAAGCTGATGAGAAAATGGAGGAAGAAGATCCTGAATATGAAGAAGATCCCGATGAAGTAGAATATGAAGGCGACGAGGACATGGATGATGCCACTGCTGAAGAGCCGGCAGAAGCACAG AATGAGGATAACTCAAACGAAAGAGAAACCAAGCGAGAAGAGGTAACTGCAGAAGATGATGGAAAGAGGACAACGGAGAATCTTAAGTTGGAAAAAGCAGAAGAGGACAAGCAGTCTGTAGCAGAGAAAGGAGATTTGAAAGAAGTTGAAGAGAAATCTGTTGGTAAGGAGGGAAAGATATCTGGCTCACAAAAAGGAGATTCAGCGAAACATGATGTGGTTGATAAGGACCTGTTGCAG GCTTTTAGGTACTTCGACCAAAACAGAGTTGGTTATATAAAG GTGGATGATTTAAGGTGCATCCTTCACAACTTGGGGAAATTTTTATCCAACAGGGATGTGAAG GACATGGTTCAAATTGCTCTTGCTGAGAGCAATTCTGCAAGGGATGGTCGCATTATCTATACAAAGCTTGTCAAGAAAGCTGACCTCTGA